In Polaribacter sp. L3A8, a genomic segment contains:
- a CDS encoding GIY-YIG nuclease family protein, with translation MLNPQKGFHSYYVYIITNSYRSTFYIGVTNNLKERLQQHKTNILEKKKTFAAKYNIEFLVYYEKHSWIQLAIAREKELKKWRREKKLTLIKEVNPSFIFLNNEFD, from the coding sequence ATAGTTATTATGTTTATATAATTACAAATAGTTACCGTTCCACATTTTATATTGGAGTAACAAATAACTTAAAAGAACGTTTGCAACAACATAAAACAAACATACTTGAAAAGAAGAAAACATTTGCAGCAAAATATAATATTGAGTTCTTAGTGTATTACGAAAAACATTCTTGGATTCAATTGGCTATTGCGAGGGAAAAAGAATTGAAAAAATGGAGACGTGAGAAGAAACTAACACTTATAAAAGAAGTGAACCCTTCTTTTATTTTTTTGAATAATGAATTTGATTAA
- a CDS encoding IS256 family transposase, with amino-acid sequence MRPEDLLNDDFLKQFNNGSELTSFIEQLHKRGVEKILEGELDAYLDYDKHQKSKANNLRNGYTKKKLKTTLGETEIQVPRDRNSSFNPMIIKKRQSTADGVENVIISLYAKGMSNIDIEEQIRELYNFNVSTSTISRITDAITTDVIAWKNRPLETTYLIVWMDGIVFKVRENSKAINKTIYIAVGLRTDGKKEVLGLWLGKNESSAFWMSVLTDIKARGTQDILITATDNLNGFTDTIKTIFPNSTTQICVVHQIRNSCRYVVWKDKKAFTKDMKQIYTAPTKEAARAALKDFKTKWESKYSYAIRSWENNWDELTIFFDFPVEIRTIIYTTNLIENLNGKIRKYTKNKLSFPTDDAVMKSVYLAVRESTKKWKMPIRNWGIILNQFLAIFENRIKL; translated from the coding sequence ATGAGACCAGAAGATTTATTAAACGATGATTTTTTAAAACAATTTAACAACGGATCAGAGCTAACCAGCTTCATCGAACAACTTCACAAACGAGGAGTTGAAAAGATTTTAGAAGGCGAACTCGATGCTTATTTAGATTATGATAAACATCAAAAAAGTAAAGCAAATAACTTACGAAATGGCTACACTAAAAAGAAGCTAAAAACTACTTTAGGGGAGACAGAAATACAAGTGCCAAGAGATCGTAATAGTTCTTTTAATCCAATGATTATAAAGAAAAGACAAAGTACTGCGGATGGTGTCGAAAATGTTATTATCTCATTGTATGCCAAAGGGATGAGCAATATTGATATCGAAGAACAAATCCGAGAACTCTATAATTTTAATGTATCTACTTCCACAATTTCAAGAATAACTGACGCTATCACCACTGATGTTATCGCTTGGAAAAATAGACCATTAGAGACTACTTATTTAATTGTTTGGATGGATGGAATTGTTTTTAAAGTACGAGAAAACTCTAAAGCAATTAACAAAACCATTTACATTGCTGTTGGGCTTAGAACAGATGGCAAAAAAGAAGTTTTAGGTTTGTGGTTGGGTAAAAATGAATCTTCTGCTTTCTGGATGAGTGTTTTAACTGATATAAAAGCCAGAGGAACTCAAGATATACTGATTACTGCAACCGATAATTTAAACGGTTTTACAGACACTATAAAAACCATTTTCCCGAATTCAACTACTCAAATTTGTGTAGTTCATCAAATTAGAAACTCTTGTCGCTATGTTGTTTGGAAAGATAAAAAAGCCTTTACAAAAGATATGAAACAAATCTATACAGCTCCAACAAAAGAAGCTGCAAGAGCTGCCTTAAAAGACTTTAAAACCAAATGGGAATCTAAATATTCTTACGCCATTAGAAGTTGGGAGAATAACTGGGATGAACTTACCATATTCTTTGATTTTCCAGTGGAAATTAGAACTATTATTTATACCACAAATTTAATAGAAAATCTAAACGGAAAAATTAGAAAATACACCAAAAATAAACTCTCTTTTCCAACTGATGATGCAGTGATGAAATCTGTATATTTAGCAGTAAGAGAAAGCACTAAAAAATGGAAAATGCCAATTAGAAATTGGGGAATTATTCTAAACCAATTTTTAGCTATATTTGAAAACAGGATTAAACTATAA